The following proteins are co-located in the Silene latifolia isolate original U9 population chromosome 1, ASM4854445v1, whole genome shotgun sequence genome:
- the LOC141610819 gene encoding amino acid transporter AVT6A-like, whose translation MEARKSKKMKEKSDENAPLLPTKREEEGGFDEFNGASFSGAVFNLSTTIVGAGIMALPATMKVLGLVFGIFMIVFMAFLTERSINMLLKFSRAGKSTSYGGVMEDSFGKFGRILLQLSVLVNNIGVLIVYMIIIGDVLSGTSSSGTHHAGVLEGWFGSQWWTGRLIVLLITTLFIFAPLACFKRIDSLSYTSALSVGLAVVFLVIMVGIAVIKLFSGTVMMPQLLPNITDLTSFWKLFTVVPVLVTAYICHYNVHSIDNELEDSTQIKGVVRTALGLCSSVYVMTSLFGFLLFGDGTLDDVLANFDTDLGIPYGSVLNDAVRVSYAAHLMLVFPIVFYPLRLNINGLCFPSSRPLVSDNKRFALITTVLICLIFIGATFIPSIWDAFQFTGATAAVCLGYIFPASITLRDRYGITTTKEKSLAILMIVLAVFSNVVAVYSDAYAMFKKNTGPSEI comes from the exons ATGGAAGCTAGAAAATcaaagaaaatgaaagaaaaaagtgATGAAAATGCACCATTGTTGCCCACAAAACGTGAAGAAGAAGGAGGGTTTGATGAGTTTAATGGGGCTTCGTTTTCTGGGGCAGTGTTTAATTTGTCAACAACAATTGTTGGTGCTGGAATTATGGCATTACCAGCAACAATGAAGGTTTTAGGTCTTGTTTTTGGGATTTTTATGATTGTTTTTATGGCCTTTTTAACTGAGAGATCTATCAATATGTTACTTAAGTTTAGTAGGGCTGGTAAATCTACTTCTTATGGTGGTGTTATGGAGGATTCTTTTGGTAAATTTGGGAGAATTTTGCTCCAACTTAGTGTTTTGGTTAATAATATTGGTGTTCTCATTGTCTATATGATTATTATAG GTGATGTGCTATCTGGAACATCTTCCAGTGGAACGCACCATGCCGGTGTTCTGGAAGGTTGGTTTGGAAGTCAGTGGTGGACCGGGAGGCTAATTGTTCTTCTGATCACAACCCTCTTTATTTTTGCTCCACTAGCATGCTTCAAGCGTATTG ATTCATTGAGTTATACATCTGCTCTATCGGTTGGGTTGGCTGTAGTGTTTCTTGTGATTATGGTGGGAATTGCAGTTATTAAGCTGTTTAGTGGAACTGTGATGATGCCCCAATTACTCCCGAACATCACGGATTTGACTTCGTTCTGGAAGCTCTTCACTGTTGTACCTGTTCTTGTCACAGCATACATTTGTCACTACAATG TACACTCGATCGATAATGAACTTGAGGACTCTACTCAAATTAAAGGAGTTGTTCGCACAGCACTTGGTCTATGTTCATCGGTGTACGTAATGACAAGCTTGTTTGGGTTCCTTCTGTTTGGAGACGGAACTCTAGATGACGTTCTTGCAAACTTTGACACGGACCTTGGAATACCATATGGAAGTGTGCTGAATGATGCCGTTCGTGTCAGCTATGCTGCACATTTGATGCTTGTGTTCCCAATTGTCTTCTACCCACTGAGGCTCAACATTAATGGTCTTTGTTTCCCCTCATCACGTCCTCTGGTTTCTGACAACAAGAGATTTGCTTTGATTACTACTGTGCTTATTTGTCTCATATTCATTGGAGCAACATTCATACCAAGCATCTGGGACGCTTTCCAATTCACGGGAGCAACAGCTGCAGTTTGTCTTGGTTACATCTTTCCCGCTTCTATTACCTTAAG GGACCGCTATGGGATTACCACAACAAAAGAGAAATCGTTAGCCATTTTGATGATTGTACTTGCTGTATTCTCAAATGTAGTGGCAGTATATAGCGATGCTTACGCAATGTTCAAGAAGAATACTGGACCCAGTGAAATATGA